A genomic stretch from Lathyrus oleraceus cultivar Zhongwan6 chromosome 2, CAAS_Psat_ZW6_1.0, whole genome shotgun sequence includes:
- the LOC127118548 gene encoding cytochrome P450 CYP736A12, producing MSSATIIAIFSFILLTVIYLSFQIIFHPKQKINFHKRPPGPPTLPIIGNLHMLGKLPHRTLQSLSKKYGPIMSIQLGQVPAVVISSSKAAELFLKTHDLVFASRPKIQGSELMSYGSKGVVFSEYGPYWRSVRKLCTLKLLSASKVEMFAPIRKQELSVLIKSLEKAALVGEVVNVSEAVENLVEDIIYKMILGRSKYEQFDLKKLVQEALTLIGTFNLADYVPWLGVFDLQGLTRGFKKISKTLDEMLEMILAEHEQTTNVDKTRGEDFIDILLSIIHQTIDQDSEQNHVIDRTNIKAILLDMIVAAIDTSTTSIEWTLSELLRHPRVMKILQNEIQDEIGNKRMVEEKDLKKLNYLDIVVDEMLRLHPVAPLLLPRESRESVTIDGYFIEKKTQVMINAWAIGRDPNIWSENAEEFYPERFIDKKINYQGHEFESIPFGSGRRRCPGIQLGLITIKLVIAQLVHCFNWELPYNVSPSNLNMEEKFGLTTSRAQHLYAIPHYRLVDAKHE from the exons ATGTCTTCTGCAACAATAATAGCAATATTTTCTTTCATTCTTCTAACTGTTATATACCTATCATTCCAAATCATTTTTCATCCAAAACAAAAAATCAATTTCCATAAAAGGCCACCAGGTCCACCAACTCTACCTATAATCGGAAACCTTCACATGTTAGGCAAACTTCCACATCGAACACTTCAATCACTCTCCAAAAAATATGGTCCAATCATGTCCATACAACTTGGTCAAGTACCAGCTGTTGTCATTTCATCTTCAAAAGCTGCAGAATTGTTCCTCAAAACACACGACCTTGTTTTCGCAAGCCGACCAAAGATTCAAGGATCTGAGCTCATGTCTTATGGCTCCAAAGGGGTGGTTTTTTCTGAGTATGGTCCTTATTGGCGTAGTGTAAGGAAACTTTGCACTTTGAAACTTCTTAGTGCTTCTAAAGTTGAGATGTTTGCTCCTATTAGAAAACAAGAGTTGAGTGTTTTGATTAAATCATTGGAGAAAGCTGCTTTGGTGGGTGAGGTTGTGAATGTTAGTGAGGCTGTAGAAAATCTTGTTGAAGATATTATATATAAAATGATATTAGGTAGAAGTAAATATGAGCAATTTGACTTGAAGAAGTTGGTTCAAGAAGCATTGACTTTGATTGGAACTTTTAATCTAGCTGATTATGTTCCATGGTTAGGAGTATTTGATCTTCAG GGATTAACACGAGGTTTCAAGAAAATCAGTAAAACACTAGATGAGATGTTAGAGATGATACTAGCAGAGCATGAACAAACTACTAATGTAGACAAAACTCGCGGTGAAGACTTTATAGACATACTTCTTTCGATTATTCACCAAACCATTGATCAAGATAGTGAGCAAAATCATGTCATTGATCGAACAAACATCAAGGCCATTTTACTCGACATGATAGTGGCAGCTATTGATACCTCTACTACATCAATTGAGTGGACTTTATCTGAACTATTAAGGCATCCAAGAGTGATGAAAATTCTTCAAAATGAGATACAAGATGAAATAGGAAATAAGAGAATGGTTGAAGAGAAGGATTTGAAGAAGTTGAATTATCTTGATATTGTGGTTGATGAAATGTTAAGACTTCATCCTGTTGCACCCTTACTACTCCCTCGCGAATCTAGAGAGAGTGTCACAATTGATGGTTATTTCATTGAGAAAAAGACACAGGTCATGATAAACGCATGGGCAATAGGGAGAGATCCTAATATTTGGTCAGAAAATGCTGAGGAATTTTATCCAGAGAGATTTATTGACAAAAAAATTAATTATCAAGGACACGAGTTTGAATCTATACCATTTGGTTCCGGTCGTAGGCGTTGTCCTGGAATTCAATTGGGTTTGATTACTATTAAGTTGGTTATAGCACAATTGGTGCATTGTTTTAATTGGGAACTTCCCTATAATGTTAGTCCTTCTAATTTGAACATGGAGGAAAAATTTGGACTCACAACCTCAAGAGCTCAACATTTATATGCAATACCGCATTATCGTTTGGTTGATGCCAAACATGAATAA